A window from Thermodesulfatator atlanticus DSM 21156 encodes these proteins:
- a CDS encoding TonB-dependent receptor plug domain-containing protein, with the protein MKKSWVLGTWFWVFGFGCLLLGVLFSVLFSGQVLAEEATPLGEVVVTATRTPEALEKVPSSVTVITAKELKEKGIETLTDALREAPGLNILQNGFGGLASTFLRGAENGQSVILIDGVPVYDPSGTAKGDFSSFIPHLSVDEIDRIEIVRGPQSVLYGSNAMAGAINIITKRAQKTGAFLAGEYGSYRTFFERASFNLARENTSLSLSLSKKDSKGMTKMLSEPDTDAYHNGNVAAKLTHAFNERLAWGASFLFSQASHDLDGGNQKEKNNLGFFKTNLDWQVTPQIKQHLDFSLSSTRREYDQGAGGLYKGRLTRFSWQSEFLPKEPAKFIAGFDYQKEKAEIDSPWGAPFDETAYEWAPFAEAILDLKKAVLTLGVRYTKHETAGDKVTYRVAAAAFPVESIKLHASYGTGFRTPGLFQLYDPSYGNKDLKPEKSWGYDAGVTFYAPDQKASLDLTYFYNKFEDMIDLYPPYPQPGWWNGKYINLTGYTKTYGVEATAEVRLFEWLKLSAAYQCLSAKKANDEDLDRRPRNKASLAATFYLPEEKGSLTFRGLYVGRYKDGSHEMGKYFVAYLSGIYNVNKSLSLSARIDNLFDKDYQEVYDYKTPGRSIYVGLSYRW; encoded by the coding sequence ATGAAGAAGTCCTGGGTTTTAGGTACTTGGTTCTGGGTGTTTGGTTTTGGGTGTTTGTTGCTTGGGGTTTTGTTTTCGGTCTTATTTTCCGGGCAAGTCCTTGCCGAAGAAGCAACTCCCCTTGGCGAAGTAGTGGTCACCGCCACGAGGACCCCTGAAGCCCTTGAGAAGGTGCCTTCAAGTGTCACGGTTATTACCGCAAAAGAACTGAAAGAAAAGGGCATTGAGACGTTAACCGACGCCCTGCGCGAGGCCCCGGGCCTAAACATCCTGCAAAACGGCTTTGGGGGCCTTGCTTCCACCTTTTTGCGTGGCGCGGAAAATGGCCAGAGTGTAATCCTCATCGATGGTGTTCCGGTTTATGATCCAAGTGGCACGGCTAAAGGTGATTTTTCTTCCTTTATCCCACATCTTTCCGTGGACGAGATCGACCGCATAGAGATCGTGCGCGGGCCCCAAAGTGTGCTCTACGGTTCAAACGCCATGGCCGGGGCCATAAACATCATCACCAAAAGGGCGCAAAAGACCGGCGCCTTCCTCGCGGGAGAATACGGCTCATATCGCACCTTTTTTGAAAGGGCTTCCTTTAACCTTGCCAGAGAAAACACAAGCCTTTCCCTTAGCCTCAGCAAAAAGGACAGCAAAGGCATGACCAAAATGCTCTCTGAGCCAGATACCGACGCTTACCACAACGGAAACGTGGCTGCCAAGCTAACCCATGCCTTTAACGAAAGGCTCGCATGGGGGGCCTCTTTTCTTTTTTCGCAGGCTTCCCACGACTTAGACGGTGGGAACCAAAAAGAAAAGAATAACCTTGGCTTTTTCAAAACTAATCTTGACTGGCAGGTAACCCCTCAAATCAAACAGCACCTTGATTTTTCTCTTAGCTCTACCCGCCGCGAATATGACCAGGGGGCAGGTGGCCTTTATAAGGGAAGGCTTACCCGCTTTTCCTGGCAGAGCGAATTTTTGCCGAAAGAACCAGCAAAATTCATCGCAGGTTTTGACTACCAAAAAGAAAAGGCCGAAATCGACTCGCCGTGGGGAGCGCCTTTTGACGAAACAGCATACGAATGGGCACCTTTTGCCGAGGCCATTTTAGATTTAAAAAAGGCTGTGCTAACCCTTGGTGTGCGCTACACCAAACACGAAACCGCAGGAGACAAAGTTACCTACCGCGTGGCGGCAGCAGCTTTCCCTGTGGAAAGTATCAAGCTTCACGCAAGTTACGGCACGGGCTTTCGCACCCCAGGCCTTTTTCAACTTTACGACCCCTCTTACGGAAACAAAGACCTTAAGCCTGAAAAGTCCTGGGGTTATGATGCCGGGGTTACCTTTTACGCTCCTGACCAGAAGGCTTCCCTGGACCTTACTTACTTTTATAACAAATTTGAAGACATGATCGATCTTTATCCCCCTTATCCTCAACCTGGATGGTGGAACGGGAAATATATAAATTTAACAGGCTATACCAAAACTTACGGGGTAGAAGCCACGGCTGAAGTGCGTTTGTTTGAGTGGCTTAAGCTTTCAGCCGCCTACCAGTGCCTTTCTGCCAAAAAAGCAAACGACGAAGACTTAGACAGGCGCCCCAGGAACAAGGCCAGCCTGGCTGCGACTTTCTATCTGCCCGAAGAGAAAGGCTCGCTTACCTTCCGTGGTCTTTACGTAGGACGCTACAAAGACGGTTCTCACGAAATGGGCAAATACTTTGTGGCCTATCTCTCAGGCATCTATAACGTAAATAAGTCGCTTAGCCTTTCTGCCCGGATAGATAACCTCTTTGATAAAGACTATCAGGAAGTTTACGATTACAAGACCCCAGGCCGCAGCATTTACGTAGGGCTTTCTTACCGTTGGTAA
- a CDS encoding adenosylcobinamide amidohydrolase has product MAYVKIATPYPGLEIYRGEKVIYAALKSPHQVISTCRVNGGIRSDISFVANHQACEPKPCHPEAHKKCLAIRDPLAYHRFICEYHGLLPEKTVLLGTAANMTMAGLARESFPLPDGEELLVFCLVTAGVETNAGRAGDPSQVCEWEGRFHKLSEKAQTASENQGTINIMVFMNQELAPCALVRAVKMATEAKTSVLEELHVPSRYSEGLATGTGTDQIAIASLRTDRKPLRGAGKHVKLGELLAKAVRAALFQALSLQNKRTKETIRYVPRLLERFGLGEEALLSALSAHLSPEIYDWFLRNKYALLSDTGLVAHVLSYVHLWDQVRLRLIPKDMQAEVLLDQAALVACALAQRRKDFYLLFKELIPYQDDPRKLLIAALARGFCAKWENELGKTTGVVSL; this is encoded by the coding sequence ATGGCCTACGTGAAAATCGCTACACCCTATCCCGGGCTTGAGATATATCGAGGAGAAAAAGTCATTTACGCCGCGCTTAAAAGCCCGCACCAGGTAATTTCAACCTGTCGGGTAAACGGCGGCATACGTTCGGACATCTCCTTTGTGGCCAACCACCAGGCCTGTGAACCAAAGCCTTGCCACCCAGAGGCTCATAAAAAGTGTCTGGCCATCCGCGACCCCCTGGCCTACCATCGCTTCATCTGCGAATACCACGGGCTTTTGCCGGAAAAGACCGTGCTCCTTGGCACCGCGGCCAACATGACCATGGCCGGCCTAGCCAGGGAAAGCTTCCCATTGCCTGACGGGGAAGAATTGCTTGTCTTTTGCCTGGTAACCGCCGGGGTTGAGACCAATGCCGGCCGCGCCGGAGACCCTTCCCAGGTCTGTGAATGGGAAGGAAGATTCCACAAACTTTCGGAGAAAGCCCAAACGGCCTCTGAAAACCAGGGCACCATAAACATCATGGTCTTTATGAACCAGGAGCTTGCCCCCTGTGCCCTGGTTAGGGCGGTGAAGATGGCCACTGAGGCCAAGACCTCGGTGCTTGAAGAGCTCCACGTGCCCTCGCGCTACTCAGAAGGCCTGGCCACAGGGACAGGCACCGATCAGATCGCCATCGCCTCCCTTAGGACCGATCGCAAGCCCCTGCGTGGCGCCGGCAAACACGTAAAGCTAGGGGAGCTCCTGGCAAAAGCCGTGCGCGCGGCCCTTTTTCAGGCCCTTTCTCTCCAAAACAAACGCACCAAGGAGACCATCCGCTACGTGCCAAGGCTTCTGGAACGCTTTGGCCTTGGCGAGGAGGCCCTGCTTTCAGCCCTATCCGCGCACTTAAGCCCTGAGATATACGACTGGTTTTTGCGCAACAAATACGCCCTTTTAAGTGATACCGGGCTTGTCGCCCACGTGCTTTCCTACGTGCACCTCTGGGATCAGGTGCGCTTAAGGCTAATCCCCAAGGACATGCAGGCCGAAGTCCTCCTTGACCAGGCCGCCCTTGTCGCCTGCGCCCTGGCCCAGCGCCGCAAAGATTTTTACCTCCTGTTTAAAGAACTCATCCCCTATCAGGACGACCCCAGAAAGCTCCTGATAGCGGCCCTGGCCAGGGGATTTTGCGCCAAGTGGGAAAACGAACTCGGCAAGACCACCGGGGTGGTTTCCCTGTGA
- a CDS encoding ABC transporter ATP-binding protein — protein MTVIEVKALSYRYPKSPGSNLKDISFAVRQGEIFLLAGETGSGKSTLISVLCGLIPHEAGGEFKGLVKVLGKTWPISPVKLFPEVTVVFQSPAEQLLADTVFAEVAFGLENLGLSKEVVTKRVKKALAEVGLSGYEAREISSLSGGERQRVAIAQALAVSPKLLLLDEPLSQLDPMAAQTVMGILKRLASQGMTIVIAEHRLEYVLPRVDRLLYLEEGRPKFLGKPKDFTPPKKEVKPLPSPPKGQKAVEIKNLYFSYPKRPPLFSGLNFSFYQDEKVALLGPNGSGKTTFLHLLAGLKKPVKGEIRYLLPQDRKRLALGLLLQDPDLMLIRTKVAEELSFSLENLGFTRKEIEPRVSQVAKMLHLFDKLKRAPFSLSRGERLRVALGALLTGRPQVLLLDEPTTAQDPQNALRLFKAIGAELVVFSTHDEDLAYALATRILRFEKGKIEEETR, from the coding sequence ATGACCGTAATTGAAGTGAAGGCCCTTTCCTACCGCTACCCCAAAAGCCCGGGCTCAAACTTAAAAGACATAAGTTTTGCGGTAAGACAGGGCGAAATCTTTTTACTTGCAGGAGAAACCGGCTCAGGCAAAAGCACCCTTATTTCCGTGCTCTGCGGGCTTATTCCCCATGAGGCCGGAGGCGAATTTAAAGGCCTGGTAAAAGTCCTTGGAAAAACCTGGCCTATCTCGCCTGTTAAGCTCTTTCCAGAGGTGACCGTGGTGTTTCAGAGCCCAGCAGAGCAGCTTCTGGCAGACACGGTCTTTGCCGAAGTGGCCTTTGGCCTTGAAAATCTCGGGCTTTCTAAAGAAGTGGTCACTAAACGGGTAAAGAAGGCCCTTGCTGAAGTCGGGCTTTCGGGATACGAAGCCCGGGAAATTTCTTCCCTTTCAGGCGGGGAGCGCCAGCGGGTGGCCATCGCCCAGGCCCTTGCGGTTTCGCCAAAGCTACTTTTGCTTGATGAGCCCCTTTCCCAGCTTGACCCTATGGCCGCACAAACTGTTATGGGTATTTTGAAAAGACTTGCCTCACAGGGCATGACCATCGTCATTGCCGAACACCGCCTGGAATATGTCCTGCCAAGGGTTGATCGGCTACTTTATCTCGAAGAGGGTAGGCCCAAGTTCCTTGGCAAACCAAAAGATTTTACGCCTCCTAAAAAGGAGGTTAAACCCCTGCCCTCCCCGCCTAAAGGGCAAAAGGCCGTTGAGATCAAAAACCTGTACTTTTCCTACCCTAAAAGACCGCCTCTTTTTAGCGGGCTAAACTTTTCTTTTTACCAAGACGAAAAGGTGGCCCTCCTTGGGCCAAATGGTTCGGGAAAGACTACCTTCTTGCATCTTCTGGCCGGATTAAAAAAGCCTGTTAAGGGCGAGATACGCTACCTCCTACCCCAAGACCGAAAAAGGCTTGCCCTTGGTCTTTTGCTCCAGGACCCAGACCTCATGCTCATCCGCACCAAAGTAGCCGAAGAACTCTCTTTTTCCCTGGAAAACCTCGGCTTTACCAGAAAGGAAATAGAGCCTCGGGTGTCTCAGGTAGCAAAGATGCTTCATCTTTTTGATAAGCTTAAACGCGCGCCCTTTTCCCTTTCCCGTGGGGAACGCCTGCGGGTAGCCCTTGGCGCGCTACTTACCGGGCGTCCTCAGGTGCTTTTGCTTGATGAACCCACCACCGCCCAGGATCCCCAAAACGCCCTGCGCTTATTTAAGGCCATAGGGGCAGAGCTTGTCGTCTTTTCCACCCACGACGAAGACCTGGCATACGCCCTTGCCACCCGCATTTTGCGCTTTGAAAAAGGAAAGATTGAGGAGGAAACGCGGTGA
- a CDS encoding energy-coupling factor transporter transmembrane component T family protein: MKSLHPYTKFILVFVISGLSVLLDQAFSLMALALGSVFLFLAAWPSRSWLKGFFLLVSTTVWGIMVSQGLFYQDFPRTIVFCLVPPSETFPGLCFIKEGFRYGLIQSLRFVATLSVGAYLINSTSTEMLFRAVGALPLPRGLSLMAAASVRALPRLAEDLHLVRQALRLRGYRPFQRGLIYTLRTEMAVVYPLLVRAIRDSRTLADTLLTRGFDPLAPAKNYFLPPWPWMERALSLVLMGLLLAIFLGKILFWAYLQGVFYAEVLRPFYAFFRKYV, encoded by the coding sequence GTGAAAAGTCTTCATCCTTATACGAAATTCATCCTGGTCTTTGTTATTTCCGGGCTCTCGGTGCTCTTAGACCAGGCTTTTTCTCTTATGGCTCTGGCCCTGGGGTCGGTATTTTTGTTTTTGGCTGCCTGGCCCTCAAGAAGCTGGTTAAAAGGCTTTTTTCTTCTGGTTTCTACTACTGTCTGGGGCATCATGGTAAGTCAGGGGCTCTTTTATCAGGACTTCCCGCGCACCATCGTCTTTTGTCTTGTGCCTCCAAGTGAGACCTTCCCCGGGCTTTGCTTTATCAAGGAGGGCTTTCGTTACGGGCTCATTCAAAGCCTGCGTTTTGTGGCGACCCTTTCGGTCGGGGCCTATCTCATAAATTCAACCTCTACTGAAATGCTTTTTCGGGCTGTGGGGGCGCTTCCTTTGCCCAGAGGCTTAAGCCTTATGGCCGCGGCCTCGGTGCGGGCGCTTCCCCGTCTTGCTGAGGATTTGCATCTGGTGCGCCAGGCTTTAAGGCTAAGGGGTTATCGGCCTTTTCAACGTGGTCTCATCTACACCCTGCGCACGGAAATGGCCGTGGTGTATCCGCTTCTCGTTAGGGCGATAAGGGACTCGCGTACCCTTGCGGATACGCTTCTAACCAGAGGCTTTGATCCCCTGGCCCCGGCTAAAAATTACTTTTTGCCGCCCTGGCCGTGGATGGAAAGGGCCCTTTCCCTGGTGCTTATGGGATTACTTTTGGCGATTTTTTTGGGGAAAATACTTTTTTGGGCCTATCTTCAGGGGGTGTTTTATGCCGAGGTGCTTAGGCCTTTTTATGCTTTTTTTCGTAAATACGTTTAG
- a CDS encoding WD40 repeat domain-containing protein — MPRCLGLFMLFFVNTFSFLLAAKGALAYDLKKVKAFGLELLWEKELEDVSFYARAGHPADACLRFSKNGKMLALGTFTGRLMLFSAESGRLIWEKRVPEGMVKRVAFSEDGRVLYYGAQSPDAEVCALETKTGKRLWCFNTAKSLERGTPAAPGDIYGVYQLPGIYRLKVLRNGDLLVLGLHSWYDEEKSTWRRLSRLWRLSPAGQVRWAYPKDGPAPVTMIYADADHKGQVVATVTLMPSEYEGDRQKPGPPPQSFVALSGRSGKEIFIYQLTPLKPYFKRVSAWESVAVSPDGHFGALGASDGRLFIFDLKAKRLLHTLNLATPIVIGGFPVAASLSYGTFGANGIFYVVSGESTLPYGLPMAGDKPAGPHPKARMLFAVEPASAKVLWQFPSPFKLQGVAVDPQGKTLAVAAAAFRREDVRVRQFGVLVFDLTRPGGGLTRFAGYFPTLGPCFFHLAVSPDSRLIAVVENPWQDEMGKMFGSYRLLVLKR, encoded by the coding sequence ATGCCGAGGTGCTTAGGCCTTTTTATGCTTTTTTTCGTAAATACGTTTAGCTTCTTGCTAGCTGCTAAGGGGGCTTTGGCCTACGATTTGAAAAAAGTTAAGGCCTTTGGGCTTGAGCTTTTGTGGGAAAAAGAGCTTGAAGACGTATCTTTTTATGCCCGTGCTGGGCATCCTGCAGACGCCTGTTTGCGCTTTTCAAAAAACGGCAAAATGCTTGCCCTTGGCACCTTTACCGGAAGGCTCATGCTCTTTTCCGCAGAAAGCGGGCGTCTCATCTGGGAAAAGCGAGTCCCTGAAGGCATGGTAAAAAGGGTGGCCTTTTCAGAGGACGGCCGCGTGCTTTACTACGGGGCCCAGAGCCCGGACGCCGAAGTCTGCGCCCTTGAAACCAAAACAGGAAAAAGGCTTTGGTGTTTTAACACCGCTAAAAGCCTTGAGCGCGGCACCCCGGCCGCCCCGGGCGACATCTATGGTGTTTATCAACTGCCTGGCATTTACCGGCTAAAGGTGCTTCGTAATGGTGATCTCCTGGTGCTTGGGCTTCATTCCTGGTATGACGAGGAAAAGAGCACCTGGCGCAGGCTTTCACGCCTTTGGCGGCTAAGCCCTGCTGGCCAGGTGCGCTGGGCCTACCCTAAAGACGGCCCGGCCCCGGTGACCATGATCTATGCTGATGCTGACCACAAAGGCCAGGTGGTGGCTACCGTTACCCTTATGCCCTCTGAGTATGAGGGGGACAGGCAAAAACCCGGGCCACCTCCCCAAAGCTTTGTTGCTCTTTCTGGACGTAGCGGCAAAGAAATTTTTATTTACCAGCTTACGCCGCTTAAACCCTATTTTAAGCGGGTTTCTGCCTGGGAGTCTGTTGCCGTAAGCCCTGACGGCCACTTTGGGGCCCTGGGGGCAAGCGATGGCAGGCTCTTTATCTTTGACCTTAAGGCCAAAAGGCTACTTCACACCTTAAACCTTGCTACACCCATTGTAATTGGCGGCTTTCCGGTTGCTGCAAGTCTAAGCTACGGGACTTTTGGCGCAAACGGCATTTTCTACGTGGTCTCAGGGGAGAGCACCCTTCCTTACGGCCTTCCCATGGCCGGAGACAAGCCTGCCGGCCCACACCCCAAAGCCCGGATGCTCTTTGCCGTTGAGCCTGCAAGTGCCAAAGTCCTCTGGCAGTTCCCCTCGCCTTTTAAGCTTCAGGGGGTAGCCGTTGACCCGCAAGGGAAAACCCTTGCCGTGGCGGCGGCGGCTTTCAGGCGTGAAGACGTAAGGGTGCGGCAGTTTGGCGTGCTCGTCTTTGACCTGACCCGGCCAGGAGGAGGCCTTACAAGGTTTGCCGGCTATTTCCCCACCCTTGGACCATGCTTTTTTCACCTTGCCGTGTCTCCTGACAGCCGCCTGATTGCGGTGGTGGAAAACCCCTGGCAGGATGAGATGGGAAAGATGTTTGGCTCATACCGCCTGCTGGTGCTAAAACGCTAG
- a CDS encoding cytochrome b/b6 domain-containing protein, giving the protein MREKTYIWSLPTRVFHWLMGLGFAVAYLTGDFEKSHNIHYTFGALAGSLVFFRILFGIFGPRYSNFKDFPLGLAELTNFIKNYLSKSTAYPGHNPIASVVMLLILATVFLTSISGFILYVTESKMYSLGFNKEFLEDFHESLANFSLFLVFIHLIGVIIYQIFHKESGTFQSIFTGYKNIEGEDVRLTGFHKSFILVWFLCSFLLSLLAYSLPPVEAEHAFEKNGEVEAIEEHEEGGQEDDDHGYENDHHEDDDEHEEHDND; this is encoded by the coding sequence GTGAGGGAGAAGACTTATATATGGTCACTACCTACAAGGGTTTTTCATTGGTTAATGGGTTTGGGGTTTGCTGTTGCTTATTTAACAGGTGACTTTGAAAAGTCTCATAACATACACTATACTTTTGGAGCTCTTGCTGGTTCGTTAGTATTTTTTCGTATTTTGTTTGGCATTTTCGGCCCAAGATACTCAAACTTCAAGGATTTCCCCTTAGGGCTTGCTGAACTTACCAATTTTATTAAAAACTATCTTTCTAAATCTACAGCTTATCCTGGTCATAATCCTATTGCTTCCGTTGTTATGTTACTTATCTTAGCGACAGTTTTCTTGACTTCTATCTCTGGTTTTATACTATACGTTACCGAAAGCAAAATGTATTCTTTAGGGTTTAACAAAGAATTCCTTGAAGATTTTCACGAATCACTAGCAAACTTTTCTTTATTTTTAGTTTTTATTCATTTGATAGGAGTCATTATTTATCAGATCTTTCATAAAGAATCAGGAACTTTCCAATCGATATTTACAGGATATAAAAACATTGAAGGCGAAGATGTAAGGTTAACAGGTTTTCATAAAAGCTTTATTCTTGTTTGGTTTTTATGTTCTTTTCTCCTTAGTTTATTAGCTTATAGCCTACCCCCTGTTGAGGCAGAACATGCATTTGAAAAAAATGGAGAGGTTGAAGCCATCGAAGAGCATGAAGAAGGTGGACAGGAAGATGATGATCATGGATACGAGAACGATCATCATGAGGATGATGATGAACATGAAGAACATGATAACGATTGA
- a CDS encoding DJ-1/PfpI/YhbO family deglycase/protease, which yields MKKFLLIFSLLLFLIPFLETAVFAKDSPKVAIVIAQHGFREEELFEPKKILEKHGFQVDVVSIKQGKATGMFGTEIQVSKTLSDINPNKYLALLIAGGVGAPKYLWGNKTLISLVKEFYKENKVVGAICLSPVVLAQAGILKGKKATCWPAEAAIEELKKYGAIYDPRGVIVQGKIITAKSPDYAKEFAKEILRLLQRR from the coding sequence ATGAAAAAGTTTTTGCTGATTTTTTCTTTGCTTTTGTTTTTAATCCCTTTTTTGGAAACTGCTGTCTTCGCCAAAGATAGTCCCAAAGTAGCAATTGTGATTGCTCAACACGGCTTCCGGGAAGAAGAACTCTTTGAACCCAAAAAAATACTTGAAAAACATGGCTTTCAGGTAGATGTAGTTTCTATTAAGCAGGGCAAAGCTACGGGGATGTTTGGCACAGAGATACAAGTTAGCAAAACCCTTTCAGATATTAATCCTAATAAATATCTTGCTCTTTTAATAGCTGGTGGAGTAGGGGCTCCAAAGTATCTATGGGGAAATAAAACTCTCATTTCCCTGGTTAAAGAATTTTACAAAGAGAACAAAGTGGTAGGTGCTATTTGTCTTTCTCCGGTGGTTTTGGCCCAGGCAGGTATTTTAAAAGGTAAAAAGGCTACCTGTTGGCCGGCGGAAGCGGCTATTGAGGAGCTAAAAAAATATGGTGCCATTTACGATCCACGGGGCGTGATTGTCCAGGGAAAGATTATTACGGCTAAATCTCCCGATTATGCCAAGGAATTTGCTAAAGAAATCCTAAGACTTTTGCAAAGAAGATAA